One window from the genome of Bartonella sp. WD16.2 encodes:
- a CDS encoding type III PLP-dependent enzyme produces MTTQRIRDFLSTHRPKGPCLIVDLDVVRENYLNFEKALPQSRIFYAIKANPAPEILSLLASLGSSFDAASVAEIEMALEAGATAERISFGNTIKKERDIAYAHTLGISLYAVDCVEEVEKIARAAPGARVFCRILTNGEGAEWPLSRKFGCVPDMAVDVLRRAHQLGLQAYGVSFHVGSQQTHLNAWDHALSDVALVFERLEKEGIQLQLVNMGGGFPARYLKEVPTTQVYGIMIFDSLKKHFGNRIPETIIEPGRAIVGNAGVIRTEVVLISKKADSDNIRWVYLDVGKFNGLAETMGEAIRYPIETIHDGKAMEPCILAGPTCDSADVMYEKTPYLLPLSLTIGDELLIHGTGAYTTTYASVAFNGFEPLRSYVI; encoded by the coding sequence ATGACAACGCAACGTATTCGCGATTTTCTTTCAACACATCGCCCAAAAGGTCCATGTTTGATTGTTGACCTTGATGTTGTCCGTGAGAATTATTTAAATTTTGAAAAAGCTCTTCCTCAATCGCGTATTTTCTACGCGATTAAAGCGAATCCAGCACCTGAAATTTTAAGTTTGCTTGCTTCTTTAGGATCATCTTTTGATGCTGCTTCTGTAGCAGAAATTGAAATGGCTTTAGAGGCAGGAGCAACAGCTGAGCGTATTTCTTTTGGGAATACTATTAAAAAAGAACGTGATATTGCTTATGCACATACTCTTGGAATTTCCCTTTATGCAGTTGATTGCGTTGAAGAAGTGGAAAAAATTGCTCGTGCTGCACCAGGGGCTCGCGTTTTTTGCCGAATTCTTACCAATGGTGAGGGGGCAGAGTGGCCATTATCACGCAAATTTGGCTGTGTTCCCGATATGGCGGTTGATGTGCTACGCCGGGCACACCAATTAGGCTTGCAAGCATATGGTGTGTCTTTTCATGTGGGATCTCAGCAGACGCATTTAAATGCTTGGGATCACGCTTTATCAGATGTAGCTTTAGTTTTTGAGCGTTTGGAAAAAGAAGGTATTCAGTTGCAATTGGTTAATATGGGGGGAGGTTTTCCAGCACGTTATTTAAAAGAGGTTCCTACAACTCAAGTTTATGGTATAATGATTTTTGATTCATTAAAAAAACATTTTGGTAATCGTATCCCTGAAACGATTATTGAACCAGGGCGTGCAATAGTGGGCAATGCTGGTGTTATTCGTACAGAGGTTGTGTTGATATCCAAAAAAGCAGATAGCGATAATATTCGCTGGGTTTATCTTGATGTGGGGAAATTTAATGGCCTTGCAGAAACTATGGGCGAAGCTATTCGCTATCCTATTGAAACAATTCATGATGGTAAGGCAATGGAGCCTTGTATTTTAGCGGGTCCAACATGCGATTCAGCAGATGTCATGTATGAAAAAACACCTTATCTTCTTCCTTTATCTTTAACCATTGGTGATGAATTGTTAATTCACGGAACTGGCGCTTACACAACAACCTATGCATCTGTGGCATTTAATGGTTTTGAACCTTTACGATCTTACGTGATCTAA
- the trhO gene encoding oxygen-dependent tRNA uridine(34) hydroxylase TrhO, with protein MEKNFKVAALYCFADLKHYHQLQKPLQDLCQANGIKGTLLLAKEGINGTVAGSCAAIEALVHFITAQPALQEPELKYSWASKMPFHRMKVRLKKEIVTMGVEGVNPLEIVGTYVEPEDWNALIQDEETILIDTRNDYEYALGSFQGAIDPRIKTFREFPEWIAKHEGDLKKKKKIAMFCTGGIRCEKSTAYVRGLGYDQVYHLKGGILRYLETMPKEKSLWWGECFVFDERVSVSHGLEECGRELCRACRYPLNAESKLSPHYEEGVSCDACYNTRSDADRQRFRERHKQFQLLKSRAMHSYQER; from the coding sequence ATGGAAAAAAATTTTAAAGTTGCTGCTCTTTATTGTTTTGCAGATTTGAAACATTATCATCAATTACAAAAACCCTTGCAGGATTTATGCCAGGCAAATGGCATCAAAGGTACCTTGCTTTTAGCAAAAGAGGGTATTAATGGAACAGTTGCTGGTTCTTGTGCTGCAATTGAGGCGCTAGTCCATTTTATTACTGCACAGCCTGCTTTGCAGGAGCCAGAACTTAAATATTCATGGGCGTCAAAAATGCCTTTTCATCGTATGAAAGTGCGGTTAAAAAAAGAAATTGTTACAATGGGAGTAGAGGGTGTTAATCCGTTAGAAATTGTTGGCACTTATGTAGAGCCTGAAGATTGGAATGCCTTAATACAAGATGAAGAGACAATTTTAATTGATACACGCAATGATTATGAATATGCATTGGGTAGTTTTCAAGGAGCAATTGATCCTCGTATTAAAACGTTTCGTGAATTCCCTGAATGGATAGCTAAGCATGAAGGTGATTTGAAAAAGAAAAAGAAAATCGCCATGTTTTGCACAGGTGGTATACGGTGTGAAAAGTCAACAGCTTATGTGCGTGGGCTTGGTTATGATCAAGTTTATCATTTAAAAGGAGGTATTTTACGCTATTTAGAAACAATGCCAAAAGAAAAAAGCCTGTGGTGGGGTGAATGCTTTGTTTTTGATGAACGCGTTTCTGTGAGTCACGGTCTTGAAGAGTGTGGGCGTGAATTGTGCCGGGCTTGTCGCTATCCTCTTAATGCTGAAAGCAAGTTATCACCTCATTATGAAGAGGGTGTGTCGTGTGATGCTTGTTATAATACACGTAGTGACGCTGATAGACAGCGTTTTCGAGAACGTCATAAACAGTTCCAGTTATTAAAATCACGTGCAATGCATTCCTATCAAGAACGATGA
- a CDS encoding ferredoxin--NADP reductase, whose product MSVCTTNVQSNISSVAPNFPIPDNVFALTVQEVCHYTDHLFKFRLNRPETFRFRSGEFVMIGLPNAEKPIYRAYSIASPFWDEQLEFFSIKVPGGPLTEHLQKIKIGDTVLMRKKSTGTLVLDTLIPGKRLYLLSTGTGVAPFASLIRDPETYEKFSQVVLVQTTREKNELTYAKDLVASLYQDPLIGEYAQQLKFYPMTTREPSEYMGRITNVMESGAFFEMAGLPKINSDEDRVMICGSMAMLKDCAAMCESFGLIEGANNAPATYVVERAFVG is encoded by the coding sequence ATGAGTGTATGTACCACCAATGTTCAATCAAACATCAGTAGTGTTGCACCAAACTTTCCGATTCCTGACAATGTATTTGCACTCACCGTTCAGGAGGTTTGCCATTATACAGATCATTTGTTTAAATTTCGTCTGAACCGGCCAGAAACTTTTCGTTTTCGCTCAGGCGAATTTGTTATGATTGGCTTACCAAATGCAGAAAAGCCAATTTATCGTGCGTATTCAATTGCCAGTCCATTTTGGGATGAGCAGTTAGAATTTTTTTCTATCAAAGTCCCAGGAGGACCATTGACCGAACATCTTCAAAAAATCAAAATTGGTGATACGGTTTTAATGCGTAAAAAGTCTACCGGAACATTGGTTCTTGATACTCTTATTCCTGGAAAGCGTCTTTATCTCCTTTCAACAGGTACAGGTGTTGCTCCTTTTGCAAGTCTTATTCGTGATCCCGAAACTTATGAGAAATTTTCTCAAGTTGTGCTTGTTCAAACAACCCGTGAGAAAAATGAGTTGACGTATGCAAAAGATCTGGTTGCATCTTTATACCAAGATCCCTTAATTGGTGAATATGCACAGCAGTTAAAATTTTATCCTATGACTACTCGCGAACCTTCAGAATATATGGGGCGCATTACTAATGTAATGGAGAGTGGTGCTTTTTTTGAAATGGCTGGCTTGCCCAAAATTAATTCTGATGAAGACCGTGTAATGATTTGTGGTTCAATGGCAATGCTGAAGGATTGTGCAGCAATGTGCGAATCTTTCGGACTTATTGAAGGGGCAAATAATGCACCGGCCACGTATGTTGTGGAACGTGCTTTTGTAGGGTAG
- the alr gene encoding alanine racemase, with translation MNKSIDYETKTPFPYTVVVTIDIGAIVANYTALAQHVAPTECSAVVKANAYGIGVEKVAPALYQAGCRTFFVAQIKEALQLKTILPPDVTLALLNGLPPTAEELVAQAGIVPVLNSWHEIESWQLLCQEKGKKFPAIVQIDTNMNRLGLDQKELQQLIEHPTLFEIADIKYIISHLSNGDDFAHSSNYTQLTAMKEMLAQLPACKVSLANSGGIFLGPDFYFDLVRPGIALYGVSLHGKHPVPIKPVLKLEAQVIQSRFVEEGMPIGYGRSFITPRPSILTTISIGYADGWMRNLSNKGSVYFKGYKLPIVGRISMDSIIVDATDLEHNKPKRGDWVELIGEHQTIEDVSIDANTVPHEILSSLSVRCKRIYI, from the coding sequence ATGAATAAATCTATTGATTATGAAACAAAAACACCGTTTCCTTATACAGTTGTCGTAACTATTGATATTGGTGCCATTGTTGCTAACTACACAGCTTTAGCTCAACATGTTGCTCCTACAGAATGTTCAGCTGTCGTAAAAGCTAACGCTTATGGGATAGGTGTTGAAAAAGTTGCTCCTGCACTTTATCAGGCTGGTTGTCGTACTTTTTTTGTCGCTCAAATTAAAGAAGCACTTCAATTAAAAACCATTTTACCACCTGATGTTACTCTTGCCCTTCTTAATGGGCTTCCACCTACTGCAGAAGAACTTGTAGCTCAAGCTGGTATTGTCCCTGTTCTTAATTCTTGGCATGAAATTGAAAGTTGGCAACTACTTTGTCAAGAAAAGGGTAAAAAATTCCCAGCAATCGTTCAAATTGATACCAATATGAATCGGTTAGGTCTCGATCAAAAAGAATTACAACAACTTATCGAGCACCCTACCCTATTTGAAATAGCAGATATAAAATATATTATAAGTCATCTTTCTAATGGAGATGATTTCGCACACTCATCTAATTATACACAACTAACCGCCATGAAAGAAATGCTTGCACAATTACCTGCGTGTAAAGTTTCACTTGCTAATTCTGGAGGAATTTTCCTTGGTCCAGATTTTTATTTTGATCTTGTTCGTCCAGGCATTGCACTTTATGGAGTTAGTCTCCATGGAAAACACCCAGTACCCATCAAACCTGTCTTAAAACTTGAAGCTCAGGTTATTCAAAGCCGCTTTGTTGAAGAAGGTATGCCAATCGGCTATGGAAGGAGTTTTATTACCCCCCGGCCAAGTATTCTTACAACTATTTCTATCGGTTATGCTGATGGATGGATGCGCAATCTTTCTAATAAAGGTTCTGTTTATTTCAAAGGATACAAACTCCCCATCGTTGGACGAATCTCTATGGATTCTATAATTGTTGATGCAACCGACCTTGAACACAATAAACCTAAAAGAGGTGACTGGGTAGAGCTTATCGGAGAACATCAAACAATTGAAGATGTTTCTATAGATGCAAATACCGTTCCTCACGAAATTCTTTCTTCTCTTAGTGTTCGTTGTAAACGTATTTATATTTAA